A stretch of DNA from Ammospiza nelsoni isolate bAmmNel1 chromosome 10, bAmmNel1.pri, whole genome shotgun sequence:
TAAAAACCAAATTCCAAAGCTGCATTACAGGTTTGGCTAAGAGACTCATCTAGCATCGTTTTAACTGCCTAGAAGAGCtttttcaaaacatatttttaaaaatttaaatgagCTGTTTGTCAATGGCAAAAAGCCAACACCTAAATCCTTGCTTGTCATTGAAATTcatggccctgctgcccagggctctcaCTGTGACATCAGATGCTTAACACTGCTGTAAACTAGCTCACGTTTTTTACATATTCAGAAGTAGATGTAGATCTTAGGATTTATCTCACAGCACTTCAAAGCCAGGGCCTTTGTACCTAATTATGAGTCAAAGCTTGAAAGTTGCAGCCAGGCAAGAATCCTGCAGGAATCCTGATCTCCCTGCTCAACACATGTTTACGTTTGGCAGTAGTCATCTGGGAGAAAGTGGAAAAAGAttggtttggaaaaaaaatacttctcgAAATTCTTTACTGGGCAAGGCCAATGGAGCTAGAAAATGCTGCAGTTAGTGGTCTGCAGCCGAACAGTGAAGTCAGAATTCAGAAAAAGTGCACTTTTTGATTGTTTGCTCTTCCTCCAGAACAGCCACCGCAGCCCACCCTTCACAGGTTCTCATCCAGCCACTTGATGTAGCTGTTCCTGGTCTTCACGCCGGCCGAGAAATCCGTGGGCCACACGGTGAAGATCATGCAGCCGTGGAAGCAGTCGTGGAAGTGGTCGAGGGTGACGGGCACTCCGGCGCGCTCCAGGCGCGCGGCGTACATGGCGCCGTCGTCGCGCAGCACGTCGTTCTCGCAGGTCAGCACGTAGGTGCGCGGCTGCCGCGCCAGCGTGGCGTCGTCCGCCAGCAGCGGCACCGCCCGCACGTCCAGCAGCGCCGGCAGCCGCTCCACGATGGCCTCGCTGCCCGTGCTCTGCACCACGGGCTTGTAGTTCTTCTTGAAGgaggggggcagcagggaggtcCAGTTGAGGCGCGCGCGGAAGGACAGGGCCCGGCCCACGTTGAGCGCGGTGTGGTTGTTGATGAGCAGCTCGTGAGCCAGGTCGTAGTTGCCGTTGATGTAATCGATCCAGTAGTTGATCATGACGTAGCGAGGCAGCACGGGCATGTTCATGTTCTGCTGGTAGGAGGGGGTGTTGAAGTCAAAGGCCTGGAGGACTGGGTAAATCAAGGCCTGCAGTTTCGGTCTGACAGGCAAATCCTCATCTTTGCTAAGCTGTGCAAAAAACACAGGATGGAATGAAGGTTATGAAGAAGATAAACATGTATCAATGTGGAACTTTAGGAAAGCAGACATTCATTTGACAGTTTCAGAGTAAATTCTGCTCTCATACAGGTAATGTGGCTGTTTTGTCTGAATTATTAGCAGCCtgatctttttctcctctcataAGGCGGCCATTCAAGCAGATCCAGCATCCCATTCCCAACAGAAACCAGTAACATCAGTTTATTGAAGGGagtaagaacaaaaaaaaaaaaagtgtaaaatgaCATTTCTCTAACACAGTGCCCAGCTGAACAGCAGGATTTCCTGACTCAAAGGAGCTACTTTTGCTTTTAAGAGcttttaatggatttttcttcCAGGAATTGATctaattgggtttttttcagccaATGTAGATTGCTGGCATCCACAATTTCTTCTAGCAAAGACTTACCTGGAGCAGAAGCACCTCCCTGTGTCTGACTTGACCTGCATTTAAGTCTACCAATTACAAATTTTGTGCCCTCTGATTGCCTCACTGGAATAGTCAGCAAACTCTTTGTTTCATCTCCTACACAAGATACCCAGTGCCCCATCATGTCTCATCTGGtttaaaaagaattttgcaTCAGAAAATTGAATTAGGAATGCTCCTTCCAAAATGTGGCACTATCATGTTTATCAGTCCTCAATATTGAAGTTTTTATTGTAATTGTCTCTTATTAATTTTTCCACCCTAATTCAATATTGGAAGG
This window harbors:
- the NCEH1 gene encoding neutral cholesterol ester hydrolase 1, which codes for MRAAWLLLPALAALSAYYVYLPLPGAVSDPWKLMLLDATFRAVQQTCHLIHYLRLSHHLIVLNYLICTFDKLKSVSSEDVKITDAVFDGVEVRVFEPPAKGDESLKRSVVYIHGGGWALASARTSLYNNLCRIMAESLNAVVVSVEYRLVPEVCFPEQYHDALRATKHFLQPDVLAEYSVDPSRIAISGDSAGGNLAAAVCQQLSKDEDLPVRPKLQALIYPVLQAFDFNTPSYQQNMNMPVLPRYVMINYWIDYINGNYDLAHELLINNHTALNVGRALSFRARLNWTSLLPPSFKKNYKPVVQSTGSEAIVERLPALLDVRAVPLLADDATLARQPRTYVLTCENDVLRDDGAMYAARLERAGVPVTLDHFHDCFHGCMIFTVWPTDFSAGVKTRNSYIKWLDENL